A window of Eucalyptus grandis isolate ANBG69807.140 chromosome 4, ASM1654582v1, whole genome shotgun sequence genomic DNA:
ttattaaactcATCTAGGTGGGATCTAATGGacgtaccttcagtatatcGAAACTGGAACATTCTCTTCAGCATATATAAGCGGTTGTTCAAACCCTTCTTTACATAGAGGGCCTGAAGTTTAGCCCATAATGCTGCGGCATCCTCCTCCTCGGCTACCTCTATTAACACTTCATCTGATAAGTTCAACGGGATGATGCTCTTGGCATTCTCCATTAGCTCGTCCTTTTCGGAATCTTGCATTGTTTCGGGCAACTGAGCCTTGCCCTCCAATGCCTTGGCTAATCCTTGAGTTTTTAATAGCGCCTTCATCTTGACGCTCCACAACCCAAAGTTGATCCTCCcgttaaatttctcaatttctacttttgctccagacataattgcaaagtcttagctctgataccaattgttggaaatCGACGTCGCAGCGGAAGTGGATCGcgtattttgcaattatgtcgggagctataaaaatcgatcgaaataaaacgagaacaagaaaaataaaaggcacccgaaatttacgtggttcggtccgaatgtCGGAACCTACGTTCACAGGGAGAGCTAAcaaatcaatccactataaattggagaattacaggattacaatGACACACatgcactcaagtgtttcccagccCTACTTTATACCCGATACCCACGGTGTTTAACAAAACAACTCAATGGACTCAACTCACCACAAAACCTCTCTGAGCTCAagcctctcactctctctcgagtTCTTTTGCTCTCGCTCTCTGCCGAGCTCTTTTGCTCTCGCTGTCTGCTTCTGCATCGACGTCTTCTCCTTTTTAGCGAGGAGGGAAGAAAGACAGGACAGAACATAAAATTAAATGGCCTCATTAAATGCAGCACAGGCGCCCACAAGACAAGCCCACAATCGGCACCGAACGCCCACCATATTTTTAGGCATGCATGCGGATCGTGCATGTGCATGGGCAAGCATTTAATGAGGCAGAAGAGAGTCAACAAACGTGCGCCTATGATCATTGAAGATAACCGTGAGCTGAGGTGGGCAGCCGTCTTCGAATTTCTTGTTCATGGAGAGAAGCAAGCGTATGACCATCATGCACTGACACACGTAAAATAGCTTctgccttctctctttctttattctgccatccctctttctttatcaataaaaaacAATAGAAGCCCACAAATGAGAAACCGTGAAAGAGGGAATTCGGCGCCTACAAGTGCTGACCAACTTTATTCTTCTACaagcatgcatgcacatggccatgtgcatgcatttaatgaCGTAGAAGAATTGGACGATCACCCCTTCAGATTTCATGCTGACAAATGAGAAGAATCCCATGGATTGAAGACTTTATTTCCAACGCCAAGGATTGAATCTTTTTTGGCTCCTATCGCGCGCtccttaattttaattaaatgcttcGCGGATGTTTTTCCCCGTTTCAGCGTGAAAATGTTTTGCGCGTATTGGGTATCATATAATggattcaaacttgagacataatttaacagttTATGCTCTTTTAACCTCGTACCTCGTACGAGCAATGTTAGTCACTTGTCTACATGTTAGTCACTTGTCTATAATGATTTTTCATTCGATGGATGGTGATTTGAGTTGATGACCAAGCGTTGACCATTGATGTACGCAATTAAAGCAAATACCGTACTCCAAGAGTTCAATCATTTTCATACCAACGATGATATAAAACGAGTTTGTCAGTTTTGACTTTTCTCGATCGATCATTAATTGTCTCAACTGAAAAATTAAAGCACTACCAAAATAATGGGAATCTCTCTAATCGAAACATGATCGTGATATCACTCATTTATGGGATTATGAATGAATCTTTGCATGCCTTATCATCTCACTTTAAGTAAAAGCTCAATCTTTTCAATTCGACATATAATAACATGGTTTCGGTGCAGTATTTCcatcttaaatttatttcatgTGGATGATTCCTTATTCATCGATTCACATGCCATCTTCATCACACTCTTCATTTAAAAATGAGGTGTTGATTCCGCATTCGTCCCAttcccttttttcccctttcatttcAGCATTTGAGATACGATGTCAATTTATGCTCTCAAATGTTTCCAAGACACAATACGGGGAACTGTTTTcgattctttcaaaaattccCAAAGTTTTACCCCATAGATTTGGATGTACGATAGAAACTAACACTCTAAACAATGAAAGAGAGCATGCTCATTGTTAGAATAATGGGGTTATGCAATTAATCTCGAATGCATGCCGATAATGTTGGAATGAGTCTGGGCATCACGTGGGAGTGTCGGCactaaagtaaaaaaaatcgtCCTAGGAGCATGAGAGAGACGTGCCACACTAACATTTGCACATCGATCTGACGTTGGATTGCGACGGGCGTCCAGGTTACCCCTTTCAAGAAGATACATGTCCACTGATGGCTAAGCGACTGCAACGGcctgaaaatgaagaaaagtcagGGGACCTACCGATTCATTGCATTGCCGGGCCACACGCCACATGGCCACATTCAGCTGATGATCCAATTCTAGTACAGTAGATCGAGATACTCTATCGCCTTAACAAGAACTTTCTCCTTGGGAAATAACGTCCGGAGAGCACCAAGATTTTTCAAATCACGCATGGTCGAGGCTTTACTAATTCAAGAGAAGGACATAAGCGTGTGCTTCGAGTTTTATTGATTAGGTGGCAAAAGAAGAAGTTTACAAATGAGAAATGATTTGGTGACAGCCTGTGAGAATAACAATCTattctaaatcacaaaaaaatcaaatagcaaataattataaaatattataaaattcactccatcaaaaatttataactcACAACAAGTTATTATTTTCAAAGTAAACCAAAGACTGTTATCCTAGCAAAAAAATAATGTACCATTACTGGCCATTTACAACATTCAATGTCGCATCAAATGAGAAGGGTCAGATTAGTACGATCTTGAGTATTTCTTTTCAGAGTGCAATTCATGTGGATCAGACCGACTACGAACATGGTTACTTTGTGCGATATTGTAACATGGACATCTTTCAGAGATTTGGCCATTGTAAACCCAAGTAAATGATTATGCAGCATAGGATACAATTTGCGTGGAGTACTCAAATCCTTCGACCGGCAGCAGCTAGTCTAGCTTACGCACTTGCTTTGTGATTACACTTGCGCTATCTCAGTTAAGAGCGAGAGGGTGGATCACTGCAGATAAAATTTGCCGCCTAATATCACCGTCCTGGACGCCAAACCCATCTCCGAACTGGTAAAGCATATGCGCAACGCGAGCCGCGTTCACGGTGACATCAACGAAGGTTCGGACAAAGGGCGTCTCGGCATTGCTGAAGCAATAAGCATTGATGCTTTTCCATTCCTGGTTTATCAATTCCTTGATGTGCTTCCTAGCGATGTCTTCCGGAACATTCGCTTCTCGCATGTAACACACCACCGACGATGGAGCATCTCCTCTGTCTCTTTCGGCCTAATTGAACAAGTAAATCAATTTAATGTGATTATCAGATTCGATCTCCTTGATTCAATTACACCATATGCCGTGTTTTTTTCGCAGGCTAAGAATTCTACATCATCTCAAATTCAGTTGGTTTATAACTTCAGCGCAGAAATTTGATAACTACCGTTGACGTTCCAAGGTCGTTGCAGAGTCTAATTATCATGGACACATTATAAATCAGATCCTTGTTTCTCTCCAGCAAATCTGCTACATCCTCCAAATTTATATGTCCCACAAAGAAACTAGCGTGAGACATGATCAGTGGTCCAGAAGATGATGTCCACGCATTGCTCAAGTACTCTTCCAGCGATGGTGTGTAGCCCATGTTGTCCCACTTTGCTTCAGTAAGTAGGGCTTTGCAAAAGTCTGCCCACtgtaaaaaaataaggaaaaaaatacaaattcagaGATGATCAATAATgtaaggataaaaaaaatttggggtggCATGTGCATATGGAATTATCCACAAGTTTTTCACTTACGGCTTTCGCGAGATGTGGTAGCACTCAATGCCAATCTTCATCTTTTCCAATATCATAAGCGATCTCGTGAATAACATCGTTAAGTGCTCGGAAACACACCTTCATGCACTCGGGAAGGTGTTGAATCTGCTCCGAGTCCCGCCTAGAACCATCAGATATTCCAGTTAGAGAAAATAAACTCAACAGAGACGAAAGGAAGAGATTGGGAGGCATCGTGGACAACCTGGTAATGGCGCTGGTAAAGCATTCCAACTCTTCCAACGAACCATAAAGGTCGTAGACATCGTCGATCACCAGTATCAAGATGACGACTTTGGTGAGAGATTTACGGAGCGAGCTGAGCCGTGGTTCCTGAGAGAGTCCAAGGGCACACAAGAAACTCTCGACCAGCCGATCCCTCGTGAAGTCCACGTGCTCCATAAGTCCCAGATCCCTCCACCACCTGAATTTACCGAAGCAACTAATCAGATTCAAAAGCTAGGAAAATCACATAATGTCTGGTAGAGATATCTTCAAAATAGGCACGTTCCCAAGGTGAATTTAGAGCGTATATATAGACCGAGTTTGTTGAGTTTTCATCCTAAGATGAGTTGAAAATAGAACGTGACATCCTTTAAGCAGATGACCTTGGTCGAATGAATCGCTACATTTTCTACATCATTTGTGAATACATATAAAATTACCTGGATATCTCTCTAAGATCTCTTTGGTGTGTGGCTTGGACCGTGTTGAAATTGAGTTTGGCAAGCTCAAGCAGATTGCTTTGCTTGTCCTCCCGTTGCTCGTACAAGCTTATTTGCCATTTGATGTCAAACCACTGGACCCTCCAATGCATCGGAAGCTCCAAAGCGTGTACCGCGCGTTTAAAGAGCCGACCGTCCAAACTGGAGACTCTCTTGCGAAGAATCCCAGTTGAGAAGGCTTTCGCTTCATGCAAAATGTTTTCACCTTCCAAAGCCAGATGTGAAGCCTCAAGAAGCTCTATCATAGCTTCAACATCTTCGCAATTGCTTCTATTGAATAAGATGCTTCCTTCTTTGAAGCTCCTTAATTCATCTGATTACAGATTGAAAGTTAGATTTATGACCGGACAGAACCGAGAATAATTGATGATAATACTCAATATCAGCGTAAAGGAGTGAATAACGACGATGAGCTTTAAGTGGCTTATGTGCATCCAATTTCATCATACCACTATGGGGACGACACTTTCTTCACCGTCTAATCTACAATTACATTTTCTTTGTCCTTTCTCCAGGTCGCGCAACGGGCTGCCGGCGTCAACAGCCAGATTTGGCCTCGGCGGCTGCCCGCTGGCTGCTAAGTCTTTGGCCGGTTTTGAatttagaaagaaaagtaaGTTACAAAGTGTGACTTTTCCAAATATCGTTTAAActaaagttgtttctcaatgcacttttaaattacaattgaTCAAACAGTACTTGTAATTCGAAAAATTCCTTTAACCTcaaagtttttgtattttcttaaagactttcttcaaatgctgaaccaaatatATCCCAAGTCCATATAGGTATGTCGGTTGCATGACTTTTCCAATatgatgaataaaaaattcaatgatatCTCAACAAGTGATATTGAAGTCGATATGTGTCaacttttcaataatatctCTAAAAAGAACCGACTTTTGTATAGTAATCTTCAGTGTAtgtaggattttttattttattttttggtgatttGATAGTAACATCTTACACCTACAAATTCACACAGGTCCATATTTTGAACTCACTTTGCGAAATGATATGGCCATGTTGTCTAAGGAGTCTAAACCGAAGTGCACTGGCATAGAGATGTTCTTCCATGGTGAAAACATCATTGTTGATGGATGCAACTGTTTCAAGAgcttctttcatttcattttcaaaaaggttgGACAACCCCAGTTTGGTCATGCTGTCAATTAACTCTAACTTGGCAGTGAATCGACTACTTCCGATAAAATTCGCTTTACTTCCTCCACGAGCCCTTCCATCCATTCCTTAATTCCTTCTTTCTGCAGAATTGAGTCATATTTGTTAGATCAAAATCTACCCTGAAAAGGCCTCAAATAATTCAATCTATAGAGCAATGCCTAGATGTTTTTACTTTAGTACATGCATATGTAGAGCTATATGAATTGGTTTTGGTACATCATATGATAGCTATAAATCAAGTCTGAATGTGATGACCGATACATATGATAACACTGACCAAAACTCTAACATCGCTTGCTACGTTTAATAGGTACATGCATTGTAATGTTTCAAATGAATTTAGAGCAAAGTACTACTTCAAACATCAATA
This region includes:
- the LOC120292516 gene encoding alpha-farnesene synthase-like yields the protein MDGRARGGSKANFIGSSRFTAKLELIDSMTKLGLSNLFENEMKEALETVASINNDVFTMEEHLYASALRFRLLRQHGHIISQNELRSFKEGSILFNRSNCEDVEAMIELLEASHLALEGENILHEAKAFSTGILRKRVSSLDGRLFKRAVHALELPMHWRVQWFDIKWQISLYEQREDKQSNLLELAKLNFNTVQATHQRDLREISRWWRDLGLMEHVDFTRDRLVESFLCALGLSQEPRLSSLRKSLTKVVILILVIDDVYDLYGSLEELECFTSAITRRDSEQIQHLPECMKVCFRALNDVIHEIAYDIGKDEDWH
- the LOC120292672 gene encoding alpha-farnesene synthase-like; protein product: MGYTPSLEEYLSNAWTSSSGPLIMSHASFFVGHINLEDVADLLERNKDLIYNVSMIIRLCNDLGTSTAERDRGDAPSSVVCYMREANVPEDIARKHIKELINQEWKSINAYCFSNAETPFVRTFVDVTVNAARVAHMLYQFGDGFGVQDGDIRRQILSAVIHPLALN